In Pseudoalteromonas carrageenovora IAM 12662, the following proteins share a genomic window:
- a CDS encoding MAPEG family protein, whose protein sequence is MIISTYAALLAFYYVYLSFNVIKVRRKEQISLGDNGNLKLQRAVRAHANFMEYVPFTIILLFLAEYQGLASHYCNILGAALLIGRVFHNLGIVEARLKYRQIGTVVTFLVMVISAFLLLVTRNS, encoded by the coding sequence GTGATCATTTCAACTTATGCTGCTTTACTTGCGTTTTACTACGTTTATTTGAGCTTTAATGTAATTAAAGTGCGTAGAAAAGAGCAAATATCACTTGGTGATAACGGTAATCTTAAATTACAACGTGCCGTGCGTGCCCATGCAAATTTTATGGAATATGTACCCTTTACTATCATTTTGCTTTTTTTAGCAGAATATCAAGGCCTTGCTAGCCATTACTGCAACATATTGGGAGCCGCGTTACTAATTGGGCGCGTGTTTCATAATTTAGGTATAGTAGAGGCAAGATTAAAGTATCGTCAAATAGGTACTGTAGTCACATTTTTAGTAATGGTTATTAGCGCATTTTTACTGCTTGTTACACGTAATAGTTAA
- a CDS encoding DUF2254 domain-containing protein, which produces MFVPRKVADSYREMINSIGFYPSLFSIGFLLFAIITMSLEYVEPVEQLKSFISVVLVDSAENARTILSTLAGSIISLTVFSFSMVMVVLNSASASLSPRVVPGLITRKSHQMVLGFYLGSIIYSIIMLININKLEGGDTAIPSLGVLFALVFGLISLGLFVFFIHSISKAIQVDNVLNGLFRQTKTEIKSIQARQAECPFNDFPDFTQWHSIKSTTEGYYKGVHTDKLCALLEQENIRIYISVNQGYFTVKGYPFLKCDKDISADEELIAKILDCFIFYIEEYISDHYRYGLTQISEIAVKAMSPGINDPGTAVKSIDMLSILLIKRLEISDTNYSFKHTDNDPLLFIHETSFDELLHDNFTPLRNYAKSDAYVMTNVLEAFKNILFVAHNDEDARNSLFNYLNAIVDDINEQVTNDYDRREIKNMLNSIARISEQQGEELVARFERHQY; this is translated from the coding sequence ATGTTTGTACCACGCAAAGTAGCCGATAGTTATCGTGAAATGATAAACAGTATTGGTTTTTATCCCTCGTTATTTTCTATTGGTTTTTTACTGTTTGCCATTATTACTATGTCGCTTGAGTACGTAGAACCTGTAGAGCAATTGAAGTCATTTATATCAGTGGTTTTAGTTGATAGCGCTGAAAATGCGCGCACCATTTTAAGTACTCTTGCGGGCAGTATTATATCGCTTACCGTATTTAGTTTTTCAATGGTTATGGTGGTTTTAAACTCCGCTAGTGCAAGTTTATCGCCACGTGTTGTGCCTGGACTTATTACCCGTAAATCTCACCAAATGGTGCTTGGCTTTTATTTAGGTAGCATAATTTACTCAATTATTATGCTTATCAATATCAATAAGCTTGAAGGTGGCGATACAGCAATACCCTCTTTAGGGGTTTTATTTGCGCTGGTGTTTGGTTTGATATCGCTGGGGTTGTTTGTATTTTTTATCCACTCTATTTCTAAAGCAATACAGGTTGATAACGTATTAAATGGCCTGTTTAGACAAACTAAAACAGAGATAAAAAGCATACAAGCTAGGCAAGCAGAGTGTCCTTTTAATGACTTTCCAGATTTTACGCAGTGGCATTCAATTAAAAGTACCACTGAGGGTTATTACAAAGGCGTTCACACCGACAAACTTTGTGCGCTTTTAGAGCAAGAAAACATCCGTATTTATATCTCTGTAAATCAAGGTTACTTTACAGTTAAAGGGTATCCGTTTTTAAAATGCGATAAAGACATATCAGCCGATGAAGAGCTAATAGCTAAAATTTTAGACTGCTTTATTTTTTATATAGAAGAGTATATTAGCGATCATTATCGTTATGGCTTAACGCAAATTTCTGAAATAGCGGTTAAAGCAATGAGCCCAGGGATAAACGATCCTGGTACTGCGGTTAAATCTATTGATATGCTAAGTATTTTACTTATTAAGCGCCTTGAAATAAGCGACACAAATTACTCGTTTAAGCACACCGACAATGATCCGCTGTTATTTATACACGAAACAAGTTTTGATGAGCTATTACACGATAATTTTACGCCACTGCGTAATTACGCTAAAAGCGATGCTTATGTAATGACTAACGTGCTTGAAGCGTTTAAAAACATTTTGTTTGTGGCTCATAACGATGAAGATGCGCGCAATAGTTTGTTTAACTATTTAAACGCCATAGTAGATGACATTAATGAGCAAGTGACGAATGATTACGACAGGCGTGAAATTAAAAATATGCTTAATTCAATTGCCCGAATAAGTGAGCAACAAGGTGAGGAATTAGTGGCGCGTTTTGAGCGCCACCAATATTAA
- a CDS encoding SIMPL domain-containing protein has protein sequence MKSLTLFLGSALALTTFSFNTLAASTPDAPHIYVKGEATLTTMPDYVQLSVGITEIDKDLIAAKNETDTAMAKAIKLVKEVGVKEGDINAGHISINRESQYNRTSGTQDFKGFRVSRTLTLKLSDIKKYPELLQSLVNNGINEINQTQFLASNYNELHKKAQKLAIKDARAAAKEFSEDYGVELKGLYTASLSPMNVPSQPYMRAEQTMMKADSTPGNFVPDAYHAGEIKVTASSYAVYFIE, from the coding sequence ATGAAATCACTCACACTATTTTTGGGCAGTGCATTAGCTTTAACAACCTTTAGCTTTAATACGCTTGCGGCCTCAACACCAGACGCACCTCATATTTATGTCAAAGGTGAAGCTACCTTAACGACAATGCCTGACTATGTTCAACTAAGTGTTGGTATTACTGAAATTGATAAAGACCTAATTGCAGCTAAAAACGAAACAGATACTGCAATGGCTAAAGCAATTAAGTTAGTTAAAGAGGTTGGAGTAAAAGAAGGGGATATTAATGCTGGCCATATCTCAATAAATCGTGAAAGCCAATATAACCGCACATCGGGTACACAAGATTTTAAAGGCTTTAGAGTATCGCGCACACTTACTTTAAAACTAAGTGATATAAAAAAATACCCAGAGCTATTACAAAGCTTAGTAAACAACGGAATTAACGAAATTAATCAAACACAATTTTTAGCAAGTAATTACAACGAGCTTCATAAAAAAGCGCAAAAGCTTGCTATTAAAGATGCCCGCGCTGCAGCAAAAGAGTTTAGTGAAGATTATGGCGTGGAGCTTAAAGGGCTTTATACGGCTTCGCTTAGCCCAATGAATGTGCCATCTCAACCATATATGCGCGCCGAGCAAACAATGATGAAAGCAGATAGTACACCAGGTAACTTTGTGCCTGATGCCTACCATGCTGGTGAAATAAAAGTGACTGCTTCAAGCTATGCAGTTTACTTTATAGAATAA
- a CDS encoding NAD-dependent malic enzyme, which produces MTTNTDPNYLYIHHSGPGLIETPLLNKGSAFSKKERENFNLAGLLPPRFETIEEQVERCYQQYSSFTENLNKHIYLRAIQDNNETLYYRLVRDHLEEMMPIIYTPTVGDACEKFSDIYRSARGLFISYEDRFQIDDILRNATKGKVKVIVVTDGERILGLGDQGIGGMGIPIGKLSLYTACGGISPAYTLPVMLDVGTNNEKLLNDPMYMGARHKRIAQDEYDEFLDLFIKAVKRRWPSVLLQFEDFAQPNAMPLLKRYRDEICSFNDDIQGTAAVTVGSLLAACRVKGSTLSQQKVVFVGAGSAGCGIAEQIISQMVFEGISEAQARSQVFMVDRFGLVSEGMEGLRDFQQALAQPTASLSEWTYSGEYASLLDVMHCAAPDILIGVSGQPGLFTEQVIRAMHASCEQPIIFPLSNPSKQVEAHPADVIEWTDGKALVATGSPFDPVEYNGEKFPIPQCNNSYIFPGIGLGVIAVKATRITDAMLSVSSEMLAESSPRANTGKGSLLPALTEIETLSKRIAFAVAKKAIEEGVALELSDDALWAAIDRNYWLPKYRNYKRCSV; this is translated from the coding sequence ATGACAACTAATACTGATCCTAATTACTTATATATTCATCACTCTGGCCCTGGCCTAATTGAAACGCCGCTATTAAATAAAGGCAGTGCCTTTAGCAAAAAAGAACGCGAAAATTTCAATCTTGCTGGTTTACTTCCTCCACGCTTTGAAACTATTGAAGAGCAAGTTGAGCGTTGTTATCAGCAGTATTCTAGCTTTACCGAAAACTTAAATAAGCATATTTATTTACGTGCCATTCAAGATAACAACGAAACACTGTACTACCGATTAGTACGCGATCATCTTGAAGAAATGATGCCTATTATTTACACGCCAACCGTTGGCGATGCATGTGAAAAATTCTCAGATATTTATCGTAGTGCGCGTGGTTTGTTTATTTCGTACGAAGACCGCTTTCAAATTGACGACATTTTACGTAATGCGACGAAAGGTAAAGTAAAAGTAATAGTGGTAACTGATGGTGAGCGTATTTTAGGCTTAGGCGATCAGGGTATTGGTGGCATGGGTATTCCTATTGGTAAACTATCGCTGTATACAGCGTGTGGCGGTATTAGCCCAGCTTACACGTTACCTGTAATGCTAGATGTAGGTACCAATAACGAAAAACTACTTAACGACCCAATGTACATGGGCGCACGCCATAAGCGTATTGCTCAAGACGAGTACGATGAGTTTTTAGATTTATTTATTAAAGCGGTTAAACGCCGTTGGCCAAGTGTATTACTTCAGTTTGAAGATTTTGCACAACCAAATGCAATGCCGTTACTTAAGCGCTACCGTGATGAAATTTGTAGCTTTAACGATGATATTCAAGGTACCGCAGCAGTAACTGTTGGTTCTTTATTAGCAGCGTGTCGTGTTAAAGGGTCTACGCTTAGTCAGCAAAAAGTTGTTTTTGTTGGCGCGGGCTCTGCAGGTTGTGGTATTGCTGAGCAAATTATTAGCCAAATGGTATTTGAAGGCATTAGCGAAGCACAAGCACGTAGCCAAGTATTTATGGTTGACCGCTTTGGTCTTGTATCTGAGGGTATGGAAGGTCTACGCGATTTTCAACAAGCTCTAGCTCAGCCTACAGCAAGCTTAAGTGAATGGACTTACAGCGGTGAATACGCATCACTATTAGATGTTATGCACTGTGCAGCACCTGATATTTTAATTGGTGTATCTGGCCAACCTGGTTTATTTACTGAGCAAGTAATTCGTGCAATGCATGCTAGTTGTGAACAGCCGATTATTTTCCCACTAAGTAATCCATCTAAGCAGGTAGAAGCGCACCCAGCCGATGTAATTGAGTGGACAGACGGTAAAGCACTTGTAGCAACGGGTAGCCCATTTGATCCTGTTGAATACAATGGCGAAAAATTCCCAATTCCACAGTGTAACAATAGTTATATTTTCCCTGGCATTGGTTTAGGTGTAATAGCGGTAAAAGCGACGCGCATTACTGATGCAATGCTAAGTGTATCTAGTGAAATGTTAGCGGAGTCATCTCCTCGTGCAAATACAGGTAAAGGTAGCTTACTACCAGCACTTACAGAAATTGAAACGCTAAGCAAACGTATTGCATTTGCTGTTGCTAAAAAAGCGATAGAAGAGGGCGTAGCACTTGAGTTATCTGACGATGCGCTATGGGCTGCTATTGATAGAAATTACTGGTTACCTAAATACCGTAATTACAAACGCTGTAGTGTTTAA
- the ggt gene encoding gamma-glutamyltransferase — protein MHFKLNSLFAIGLCAVTLPTIAKPTQVETREPEATTSIVQKQLVTGEKYMVAAANPYASKAGQQILAKGGSAVDAAIATQLVLTLVEPQSSGIGGGTFMMYYNKANNKLTSFDGRETAPANADETLFLDKHGKAVKWIEAVVGGRSVGVPGILHAFANAHKQYGTLPWQELFKPAIELAEQGFEVSPRLHGLLARQLNPGVLSMPVINEYFYPNGKLIEAGTIKKNQPLANLYKDIAKQGIDAFYKGDNAKQMVNAVQHSKIAPGKLSVQDLAEYKSKERDAVCIQYRAYNVCSMAPPSSGGVAVLQMLGLLEHKDMSALKPNGEKAIHYFSQASRIAFADRDMYMGDPDFTQVPTKELLNKDYISSRAKLITEQDTKAVAGNPVSYLSYAMDDSYELPSTSHVSIVDAQGNAVSMTSSIEMAFGSTVMVNGFILNNQLTDFSLSPRKNGKLVANRVEAGKRPRSSMSPVMVFNKDGSLRLVVGSPGGSRIIDYVAQVVVGVIDWDLTAQEAINLPRTTNRNDYTSLEKGTALETIAPALTKRGHNVRVLDLNSGLHAVEVKNNTLFGGADPRREGVALSDLTDKNATIKF, from the coding sequence ATGCATTTTAAACTTAACTCATTATTTGCCATTGGCTTGTGTGCAGTAACACTGCCAACTATTGCCAAACCAACTCAAGTCGAAACACGCGAACCAGAAGCCACCACTTCAATTGTGCAAAAGCAATTAGTAACTGGTGAAAAGTATATGGTTGCGGCAGCAAATCCATATGCGTCTAAAGCGGGTCAACAAATTTTAGCCAAAGGTGGTAGCGCAGTCGATGCCGCTATTGCTACTCAACTTGTACTTACACTTGTTGAACCACAGTCGTCGGGGATTGGTGGCGGTACATTTATGATGTACTACAACAAAGCAAACAATAAACTGACCAGCTTTGATGGCCGTGAAACTGCACCCGCAAATGCAGATGAAACACTGTTTTTAGATAAGCACGGAAAAGCGGTAAAATGGATTGAAGCCGTTGTAGGTGGTCGCTCTGTTGGTGTACCGGGTATTTTGCATGCATTTGCTAATGCGCATAAGCAATATGGCACATTACCTTGGCAGGAGCTTTTTAAACCCGCCATAGAGCTTGCAGAACAAGGCTTTGAAGTATCACCCCGTTTACATGGCTTATTAGCGCGTCAGCTAAACCCGGGTGTACTTAGCATGCCAGTTATAAACGAATACTTTTACCCAAATGGTAAATTGATTGAAGCAGGCACTATTAAAAAAAATCAGCCACTTGCTAATTTATACAAAGACATTGCCAAACAAGGGATTGACGCATTTTATAAAGGCGATAACGCCAAGCAAATGGTAAATGCTGTTCAGCACTCTAAAATTGCACCTGGTAAGCTTAGCGTACAAGACCTAGCTGAATATAAAAGTAAAGAACGCGATGCCGTGTGTATTCAATACCGCGCATATAACGTATGTTCGATGGCACCACCAAGTAGCGGTGGTGTAGCTGTGCTACAAATGCTTGGGCTTTTAGAGCACAAAGACATGAGCGCGCTTAAACCAAACGGCGAAAAAGCGATTCATTACTTTAGCCAGGCATCACGTATTGCTTTTGCCGATCGTGATATGTACATGGGCGACCCTGATTTTACTCAAGTGCCTACCAAAGAGCTTTTAAACAAAGATTACATATCATCACGTGCCAAACTAATAACCGAGCAAGATACAAAAGCAGTAGCAGGTAATCCGGTTAGTTATTTAAGTTACGCAATGGATGACTCGTATGAGCTTCCGTCTACTTCGCATGTATCTATAGTTGATGCACAAGGTAATGCTGTTTCAATGACCAGTTCAATTGAAATGGCATTTGGCTCTACCGTTATGGTCAATGGTTTTATTTTAAATAACCAACTTACCGACTTTTCACTTTCTCCACGTAAGAATGGCAAGCTGGTAGCAAACCGTGTAGAAGCTGGTAAACGCCCGCGCAGCTCTATGTCGCCGGTAATGGTATTTAATAAAGACGGCAGCTTACGTTTGGTTGTAGGCTCACCTGGTGGTAGCCGTATTATTGATTACGTTGCTCAAGTGGTAGTAGGTGTTATTGATTGGGATTTAACCGCGCAAGAGGCTATAAACTTGCCGCGCACCACTAATCGTAACGATTACACCAGCCTTGAAAAAGGCACAGCCCTTGAAACCATTGCACCTGCACTTACAAAACGTGGTCATAATGTACGCGTACTTGATTTAAACTCAGGTTTGCATGCGGTTGAAGTTAAAAATAATACGTTATTTGGCGGTGCCGACCCACGCCGAGAAGGTGTTGCGTTATCTGATTTAACAGACAAAAACGCCACTATCAAATTTTAA
- the rrtA gene encoding rhombosortase, translating into MLNLPFQPRYLLPPLFLMLFSTIFAAFDLNNLLEFNRNLVEQGEIWRVFTSQFVHANWAHLGLNCSGIFLIWLLHGEYTTPLRYTANICLLALWCGLGVYWFCPSIHIYTGLSALLHGVIIWGTVKDVTLGLKSGYLLFTGVWIKIAFEQFSGPNADIGKLINSTVAIDAHLIGAVGGTLLGIPLAIKYLKNSD; encoded by the coding sequence ATGCTTAATTTACCTTTTCAACCTCGTTATTTATTACCGCCATTATTCTTGATGCTTTTTAGTACCATTTTTGCTGCATTTGATTTAAATAATTTACTTGAATTTAACCGAAACCTTGTCGAACAAGGTGAGATATGGCGAGTGTTCACCAGCCAATTTGTGCATGCTAATTGGGCACATTTAGGCTTAAATTGCAGTGGTATATTCCTAATTTGGCTACTACACGGCGAATACACCACGCCTTTACGGTATACCGCTAATATCTGTTTACTGGCTCTTTGGTGTGGACTCGGTGTTTATTGGTTTTGCCCAAGTATACATATCTATACAGGGCTCAGCGCCCTACTTCATGGTGTAATTATTTGGGGAACAGTTAAAGATGTCACGTTAGGACTTAAGTCGGGTTATTTGTTGTTTACAGGTGTATGGATAAAAATAGCGTTTGAGCAATTTAGCGGCCCAAATGCCGACATAGGCAAGTTAATAAATTCAACTGTTGCAATAGATGCACATTTAATTGGTGCTGTAGGCGGCACATTGCTTGGAATACCTTTGGCGATAAAATACTTAAAAAATAGCGATTAA
- a CDS encoding S9 family peptidase gives MIFNISSSKTLVALAVASSVMLAGCSATANTTSSQQSALPATKVAAVVNTPANVGSQNITLEQAMADPDWMGNKPENAYWAADSSTIIYAQKQQGSTLRDVYSQPVTSQTAQQVALNKLHTVGSSKTVYSKNKMLAAYTFKGNVFVKNLKTGELKQITATSASESKPQFLNNGDLVYRQGNVFFKVDLKTGLTTELANLKLADEPKGLQEPSSYIAKEQHKLIEFVALQQKNKQDKQTRNKQINEQNSSIANTSYYLGDGNTVKEVQLSPNGDALIVVVQKQQSWRGEGDIMPNYITNDATIEPKKARRRVADAKEQTSELVYINLADKTQKTLSFDTLPGFDEDVLAKVKKENYARDGKTYKSEKTPRGINLIMDWGFEQSPIVWNDDGSQVAIMLEAWDNKDRWIATVDFESNKLVSQHRLHDDAWIAYAFNNFGWLHNSNTLYYLSEESGYSQLYKKPLNGKATALTQGKFEVSNLTLTSDNSAIYYKANVEHPGLYEIYRVDPQTGNNEQVTDLNGMTDYTLSPDESKLLLNHSTIMKPTELYVADAKANTTAKQLTHTVSDEFLAKKLTAPKIVAVPSSHTDQPIYAKVYYPSDYVEGETGKTRKAVIFNHGAGYLQNSHMGFSVYFREFMFHSLLADEGYIVMDMDYRASKGYGRDWRTAIYRQMGTPETQDLADGVKWMAQNANVDTKAVGTYGGSYGGFMTFMALFTAPELFQSGAALRPVTDWAHYNTGYTANILNHPDVDPIAYERSSPIYYAEGLNKRLLINAPMIDDNVFFQDSVRLVQRLIELKKQNFETAIFPVEPHGFVQPSSWLDEYRRIHKLFKETL, from the coding sequence ATGATTTTTAATATTTCTTCATCTAAAACGTTAGTGGCATTGGCCGTCGCCTCAAGTGTTATGCTTGCCGGCTGTAGTGCAACCGCTAATACTACCTCCTCACAGCAAAGCGCTTTACCAGCAACTAAAGTTGCTGCGGTTGTAAACACACCTGCCAATGTAGGCTCGCAAAATATAACGCTAGAGCAAGCAATGGCCGATCCTGATTGGATGGGTAACAAGCCTGAAAACGCCTATTGGGCAGCTGATTCTTCTACTATTATCTATGCTCAAAAACAGCAAGGTAGTACGCTTCGCGATGTATATAGCCAACCAGTTACAAGTCAAACAGCACAGCAAGTAGCGCTTAATAAGTTGCACACGGTTGGGTCTTCAAAAACTGTTTATTCAAAAAATAAAATGCTTGCTGCTTACACTTTTAAAGGCAATGTATTTGTTAAAAACCTAAAAACGGGTGAACTTAAACAAATTACCGCCACGTCAGCTAGCGAATCTAAACCACAGTTTTTAAATAATGGTGATTTAGTTTATCGCCAAGGCAATGTGTTTTTTAAGGTTGATTTAAAAACAGGGCTTACAACTGAGCTTGCTAATTTAAAATTAGCCGATGAGCCTAAAGGGCTGCAAGAACCAAGTAGTTACATAGCTAAAGAGCAGCACAAGCTTATTGAATTTGTCGCATTACAGCAAAAAAATAAGCAAGATAAGCAAACTCGCAACAAGCAAATTAACGAGCAAAATAGCTCTATTGCAAATACAAGTTACTACCTTGGCGATGGTAATACAGTTAAAGAAGTTCAGCTTTCGCCAAATGGCGATGCGTTAATAGTTGTTGTTCAAAAGCAGCAGTCGTGGCGTGGTGAAGGCGATATTATGCCTAACTACATTACAAATGACGCGACAATAGAGCCTAAAAAAGCACGCCGTCGTGTAGCCGATGCAAAAGAGCAAACATCAGAGCTTGTTTACATTAACTTAGCTGATAAAACACAAAAAACACTTAGCTTTGATACGTTACCGGGTTTTGACGAAGACGTTTTAGCAAAAGTTAAAAAAGAAAACTATGCACGTGATGGCAAAACGTATAAATCTGAAAAAACACCACGTGGTATTAATTTAATTATGGACTGGGGTTTTGAGCAAAGCCCAATAGTGTGGAACGATGATGGCTCGCAAGTCGCTATTATGCTTGAAGCATGGGATAACAAAGATCGCTGGATAGCAACGGTAGACTTTGAAAGTAATAAACTTGTATCGCAACACCGCTTGCATGATGACGCGTGGATTGCTTACGCATTTAATAACTTTGGCTGGTTACATAATTCAAATACGCTTTATTACCTTTCGGAAGAATCTGGCTACAGCCAGCTTTATAAAAAGCCATTAAATGGTAAAGCAACGGCGCTAACACAAGGTAAATTTGAAGTATCAAACTTAACGCTTACAAGTGACAACAGCGCAATTTACTATAAAGCAAATGTTGAACACCCAGGTCTTTATGAAATTTATCGTGTTGATCCGCAAACGGGTAATAATGAGCAAGTTACCGATTTAAACGGCATGACTGATTACACGCTAAGCCCAGATGAAAGTAAGTTACTTCTAAATCACTCTACCATTATGAAACCAACAGAATTGTACGTTGCAGATGCTAAGGCAAATACTACTGCTAAGCAGTTAACACATACAGTTTCTGATGAGTTTTTAGCTAAAAAGCTAACCGCACCTAAAATTGTTGCTGTGCCATCTAGCCATACTGATCAACCTATTTATGCAAAAGTATATTACCCAAGTGATTACGTAGAAGGGGAGACAGGTAAAACTCGTAAAGCGGTCATTTTTAATCATGGTGCTGGTTATTTACAAAATTCTCATATGGGTTTTTCAGTGTATTTCCGTGAGTTTATGTTTCATTCATTACTGGCTGATGAAGGCTACATAGTAATGGACATGGATTACCGTGCATCAAAAGGATATGGACGCGATTGGCGTACTGCTATTTATCGTCAAATGGGCACACCTGAAACACAAGATTTAGCCGATGGTGTTAAGTGGATGGCGCAAAATGCGAACGTTGATACTAAAGCGGTAGGTACATATGGCGGGTCATACGGCGGCTTTATGACCTTTATGGCATTGTTTACAGCACCTGAGTTGTTTCAATCGGGTGCGGCGCTTCGCCCAGTTACCGATTGGGCACATTACAACACCGGTTACACAGCGAATATTTTAAACCATCCGGATGTAGACCCTATTGCTTATGAGCGAAGCTCACCAATTTACTACGCAGAGGGATTAAACAAACGCTTGTTGATTAACGCCCCTATGATTGATGATAACGTGTTTTTTCAAGACTCAGTGCGTTTAGTACAACGTTTAATTGAGCTTAAAAAACAAAACTTTGAAACGGCTATTTTCCCAGTGGAACCACATGGTTTTGTTCAGCCTTCAAGCTGGTTAGACGAATACCGCCGTATCCATAAGTTATTTAAAGAAACACTTTAA
- a CDS encoding endonuclease/exonuclease/phosphatase family protein, producing MKLKTIYGALVIAASFSFNALASESLRIATFNVSMDATNHTPKGEQIKSDALANALKANHQQIKNIAEIIQRVRPDIILLNEFDYIPKEQGIEYFKKHYLNVSQNNQQVIDFPYSFIAPVNTGLATHFDLDNDGKSTGIMADAQGFGFFEGHYGMAVLSKYPIDFDKVRTLQKFKYKDMPNAQMPTDPKTGENWYNKNEWQALRLSSKSFWDLPVKVNNKTLHVLASHPTPPVFDGDEDRNGKRNHDEVRLIADYVSNKAYIYDDKGQKGGLKADSRFIILGDLNASPEGDKARTNTTDQILKNALINASFVPQSAGAKEQYDTNEAQNYTANWQARVDYVLPSNYGLKIKNGGVFWPTKSSNEYRLIKDRNASSDHRLVWLDLIVE from the coding sequence ATGAAACTAAAAACAATTTATGGCGCGCTTGTTATCGCCGCTTCATTTAGCTTTAACGCATTAGCAAGTGAGAGCTTACGCATTGCTACCTTTAATGTAAGTATGGATGCAACTAATCACACGCCAAAAGGTGAGCAAATTAAAAGTGATGCTTTAGCTAACGCGCTTAAAGCCAACCACCAGCAAATTAAAAACATTGCTGAAATTATTCAGCGTGTACGACCAGACATTATTTTACTCAACGAATTTGATTACATACCTAAAGAGCAGGGCATTGAGTATTTTAAAAAACATTACTTAAACGTTAGCCAAAACAATCAGCAAGTTATTGATTTCCCTTATAGCTTTATTGCTCCTGTAAATACAGGCTTAGCCACTCATTTTGACTTAGATAACGATGGTAAAAGTACAGGCATAATGGCTGATGCACAAGGTTTTGGCTTTTTTGAAGGTCATTATGGCATGGCTGTGTTGTCTAAATATCCTATCGATTTTGATAAAGTAAGAACGCTGCAAAAATTTAAATACAAAGATATGCCAAATGCTCAAATGCCAACAGATCCTAAAACAGGTGAGAACTGGTATAACAAAAACGAGTGGCAAGCACTTAGGCTAAGCTCTAAATCGTTTTGGGATTTACCCGTTAAAGTCAATAATAAAACGCTGCACGTACTGGCCTCACACCCAACACCACCTGTATTTGATGGTGACGAGGATAGAAATGGTAAGCGTAATCACGATGAAGTAAGGCTAATTGCCGATTACGTGAGCAACAAAGCTTACATTTACGATGATAAAGGTCAAAAAGGCGGGTTAAAAGCGGACTCTCGTTTTATTATTTTAGGTGATTTAAACGCATCCCCTGAGGGCGATAAAGCCCGTACAAATACAACAGATCAAATACTTAAAAACGCACTTATCAACGCAAGCTTTGTGCCGCAAAGTGCAGGCGCAAAAGAGCAATACGACACAAATGAAGCGCAAAATTATACGGCGAACTGGCAAGCACGTGTTGATTACGTTTTACCGTCAAACTATGGCTTAAAAATTAAGAACGGTGGTGTATTTTGGCCAACAAAATCAAGCAACGAGTATCGTTTAATTAAAGATAGAAACGCATCAAGCGATCATCGTTTGGTTTGGCTAGACTTAATTGTAGAGTAA